The Pseudomonas sp. IAC-BECa141 genome contains the following window.
CGCCCACGTCATCGATAAAACTGTTGGCGTCGCAATAGGACGTGACCACCCGGCCGCGCAGGGTGCCGCTGTCATTGAGTGGGCTGGAAGCATCGAGTTCGCCGCGATAGTTGTCCCACGTCCCGGCAGCGCCGGTGAGGGTGACACGCTGCTCGGCCAATGGCCGTTTACGGACCAGGTTGATCGCTGCCGAAGGGTTGCCGGAACCGGTGACCAGACCGGTCGCGCCCCGAACGACCTCGACCCGATCAAACATCGCCAGATTCGGCTGGGAGCCGAGTTTCACGCCGTTGTAGCCGCTCGGAATGCCGTCGTACATCAGGTTGTCGATGTCGAAACCCCGGGCTTTGTAGGACTGCCGGCCGGGGCCGTCGGAGTAGTTGAGGAACAGCCCCGGCGTGGCGTTGACCACGTCATTGATGCTGGTCATCGCCTGATCGTCCATGCGCTGGCGGGTGATCACGGTGACGGCCTGCGGCGTTTCGCGCAGGGTCAACGGCAGTTTGGTGGCGGTGGCCATGGTGCCGGTGGTATAGGAGTCGGAGCCTTCGGTGGTGCTGCCCAGTTGGGTGGAAGTGATGGCGGTTGCGCCGAGTTCGAGGGTGGCGGGTGGAGCGGTGTCCTGCGTCTCGCGGGTTTCATCGGCCAGCGCCGGCGTCATGACGGCCATGCAGATGGCCATGGACAGAAGGTTGCGTGACGGGTTGAAACGATGTTGCGAGGTAGGACGCGACATGAAATTTCCCTGATTTTAAATAGCAAATAAAGAGCAGTTGAGAATCATTGCCAATAATTGTGTCAGGGTTTTTTACAGCGACAAAGCGATTCGTGAAAAAAATGTGAAATCGCGTTCGCGAAAAAACAAAACGCCCGAGGCACTGCCTCGGGCGTTTGAGGATGAAACCGGCGTGACCTGTTTCAGATCAGGCGCAGGGTGACATCGATATTGCCGTGAGTGGCCTTGGAGTAGGGGCAAGTCTGGTGCGCGGCTTCCATCAGCGCCTGGGCGACCGAAGGCTCCAGCCCCGGCAGGCTGACATTCAAACGGGCCCGCAGGAAAAACGCATCGCCGGTCTTGCCCAGATCGATTTCGGTTTCTACCGCCACATCAACCGGCAGTTTGAGCTTCAGCGAAGTGGCCGCTTTGCCCATGGCGCCGATGAAGCAGGCTGACCAACCTGCCGCCAGCAGTTGTTCCGGGTTGGTGCCGCTGCCGTGCGAACCGGGTGGTGACAGTTTGATGTCCAGATTGCCGTCCGAACTGCGCGAAGCGCCATCGCGGCCGCCGATTGTGCGGGTCTTGCCGGTGTACAGCACGGTGTCGATTTGATTGATCATGAATTGCTCTGCCTGAGTGAGTGAGGGAGTCGGAACGTCAGGTTCCGATGGCCCACACTTTTGCATCGGCATGTACCCGGGATGTGTCGTGCCAAGGGAGGTTATGTATCGTTGTGTAGCCCCAGGCCAGGCAGCCTGGGAAATGGATTTGCTGGAGTGGTTGCGGGCAGTGTTTCGAGTGCTCGCAGATCCTGGCCCTGAGCACCAGCAACTACTCGAAACCCCGGATAAAACTGCGCTCGTCGAAGCGGAGGTGTATCGATGGTACAACCTCTTTTTTCCGTGGTCGCGCGGCGTGGCTTCCCAATCGGAGGGCGCCATAAAACCTTTGTACGACGCATTGGCCATGCGCCTCGACCCGGCCTCGCCGTCGGGAATCTCGTGGATTTACGTGCATGAAAGCGAGCACGAGAGCTCCTTTGCCTAAGGTGCTCGATTACCCGGTCGCGGTGTTCAGCGCCGCGACCGGCTTGCTTGGCGTTCCCCTGCCGGGCAGCCCCGTCAACTGTCGTCGCGAACCGGGATAAGCGCGAACCCCAGCAGATTTCCTGGCTCGTCAGTTCGTGTCGTCATCACCTTGAAAAATCTCTGCGTAAAGTCGCGCGACTGTAGGGGTAAGGTTATGAGCGGAAGGAATCAGAAAGTCGGCGTGTGGGGCGAGGCGTTTTACGTAGATGACTTCGTAAATCCTGCGCACGATTCCGGGCGCTGTTTCTTCCTGATCGAGGCCAGGCATTATCCCAACGGCCTTGTAACCGGCTTGCTCCAGTGCTTGTTGCATATACGGCGTGCGGGTTGTTGCCATGCCATAGATCAGCCCCGCACCGATGAACCTGCCGATTTTTTCTCCCAGGTCCTGGGCCGCAACGGCCAGACTGGCTTGTCTATGCGGTTTGGCTACCGCGCCGACCCTCCCGAAAATAACGTCAGCACCGTCAATTTTTTCCCACGTGGCGATAGCGACAATCTCATCGTTCTGGCGGACGACTATGGCGATTATTCTTGGCTCCGGATCGTCTTCGAGCACCACGTTGTCTGCGTAGAACTGCGGATCCAGGAATGGGCTTCCCAACCCCACCGAAATGGAGGGAAACCATGCGCGGAAAAAATCTGTCGCGACATTGATCTCCTCACGTTTCAGGTAATCCCAACTGTAGCCGGAGGGTAAATCGGTGAAGCTGCGAATTTGCTCGATCGTTGGCCATTTCATGCGGTTCTGCTCGTCTGATTGCTTCGATAAGTGGCGCCGGGGTCAGGCCCACCTCATCGGTACAGCGAAACCGTTCCGCGAGCAGGTGGATGAGGGCGGCGTCGATATTGTCGATGGTTTTCCTGAATGTTGTGAGTTGACGCGCGATGTCGGAGTTTTCCATGAATGACCTCGTGGCAGGTGTTCGAAAGAGCTTCTCAATGATTCGTCTGCCGAGCGAAAACCGACCAGTCCTTGTCGCCATGCCCCCGGGCTACCGCCGACGTCATTTTCAATCGCACGGCATCCGCCGCTGGCAGTTCCAGCCCCTTTAGACGACCCGCATCGATCGCCAGATTTATATCCTTGAGGCCAAGCGACAGTTTGAAACCCGGTTCAAAATTGCTGGTGACGATGTTCCGCCCGTAGCGTTGATAACTGGGGCAGGCGAACAGGGTCTGGGTCATGAGATTGATGAAAATCGAAGGGCTCAGTCCGTGGCGTTGAACGAGTTGGCTGGCTTCGCCCAGCGACTGGATGGCTTGGGTGATCATCATGTTGCCGGCGATTTTCGCGATACAGGCCTGTTCAGGTTGGTCGCCCAGATACCAGGTGTTTTTCCCGAGCAGGTCGAACAGCGGTTGGACGGTCGAGGCCGCTGCCTGCGGTCCGGCCGCCAGGATATTCAGCTCGCCCTTGGCCGCCACGGCAGGCACCCCGAAGACCGGTGCCGCGATCAATGGCATGCCGACGGCGTCATGTTCGCGCTGCAACTCCAACATCAGCGAAGGCGACAAGGTCGACATCACGACATGCACGCAAGCTTTGTCTGCAGTTTCCAGAGCAGCGCTGGAGAGCAGCACTTGTCTGACGGCGGCATCATCGGCCAGAAGAGTGATGACCACCTCTTGCTGGAACGCCGAGGCCGGGGATTCGAGAGCGCTGATGCCTTCAAGATCCTTGATCGCCGCGTAATTGCGGTTCCATGCAGAGACGTGATGGCCAGCGCGGACGAGCAGTGGAATGATCGCTCTGCCCATGCTTCCCACTCCGATAAAACCAATCTTCATTTGCAGTCTCCGGTTGGTATTCGACGACGGTGAATGCAGACAAGTATGTCGGGCACGGGATTGCTACGGCACTGCCATTGCTGCACTCTCACTGTTCATTTTTGTACGGGGGCAGAGCATGGACTGGAGTGATGTGCGGGTCTTTCTCGCGATTGCCCGAAGCGGGTCATTGGGCGCCGCCGCCAAGCTGTTGGGGGTCAGCCATCCGACCGTGGGGCGGCGCTTGCAGGTGTTGGAACAGTCCAGTGGCCAGCCCGTTTTCCTGCGTACCAACCAGGGTCTGGTCCTGACCGAAAGCGGAGAAAAGCTGCTCAGCCTCGCGCAGGAAATGGAGCAAAGTGCGTTGGCCATCGAAAGACGCCTGGCGGGGGACAGCACGCAGCCCGAAGGTGTGTTGCGCATTTCCTGCGCGGACTGGTTCGCCTGTTATGTGCTGGCCCCGGTGCTGAGTGAACTGGTCCGGCGCTATCCGTTGATCGTGCCCGAGGTGATCGCCGGGCATCGATTGTTTGACCTGGCTCGCCGCGACGCCGACATCGCGTTTCGAATCGTTCCGTTCACCGAGCCCGATGTCGTGCATCGCAAGCTGATCTCCCTGAGCTACGGGTTATACGCAGCCGTTGGATCTGCTGACCCTGAGCCACAGGGCGACGGGCTGGGGCTGATCACCATGAGTGTTGCCCAGTCCCATTATCCCGATGTGCAGTGGCTGCAGCAGCGTTACCCTCTGGCGCGTACCGTGTTTACCAGTAGCAGCCGCACAGTCCAGGCGCAAATGTGCGCGCAGGGGCAGGGCGTCGCGGTATTGCCCCGCGCGTTGGGCGACAGGTTGACGGCGCTGCGACTGATCGATTCGGATGAACCACCCCCAGGCCGCGACATTTGGATGGGCTACCACCAGGACATGCGCCAGATGGACAGTCTGCGCGCGCTTGCCGACCTGGCCTCCGTCATGATCGGCACTCAGGCAGGCGGTTGATTCACGCTGCCGGCTGCATGACCACCGTTTGGGGCTATGCAGCAGGTTGACGTGCCAGGGTCAGGCTCAGTCCTGCGCCTGCCGCCAGACACGTAGCGATGCACAGTATGGCGACGGTGAAGGCGTGGGTGACGGCCACCGCATCCGTGTTCGTGCCCAGAAGCGTGTAAAAGATGCCACCGATGATCGCCACGCTCAGCGACGTGCTGATTTGCAAGGTGGAACTGGTGATGCCCGCAATCATGCCGGAATACGCCGGTGCCACGCGTCCCGTGATCATGCGCATTAATGTCGGAAGGGCCAGTCCTTGTCCGAAGCCGATCAGAAATAGAATCACGGCAAGGGACAGCGCAGAGGGCGTGACGGCCGCCGGTGTGCGCGCCACGAGCCAGGCCAACAGCACAAAACCCAGCACTTCGAGTGCCATTCCGAAGGGATTCACATAAGACCCCAGCAAACGCCGGAACTGATGGGTGGCGAGCGGACCCAGCAAGAAACCAGCGCCGAATGGCAGAAAGACCAGGCCTGCACTGAGTGGGCTCGTATGCAGGGCTCCCTGTAAATAAATGGAAAACAACAGGAAGAACACGCCGATCGCGTAGAAGGTCAGCGCGACCAGCAATGCGCGACCCAGCCCGGGCGCACGCAGTGCAGCAGGGCTCAGCAACGGCGCGCCTTGCGCCTGATACAACCGGGTTTCGTAGCGCCAGAACAGCCAGGCCAGCAGTGGCGCCGCTGCCAGCGACAGCCAGGCCCACAACGGCCAGCCTGCTTCACGTCCCTCGATCAGTGGAACGATCAGCGCCGCAAGCGTCACCATCGACAACAGCGTTCCTCCCAGATCCAGCTTGCTGGGCTGGAGGGCGCGGGTTTCCTTGACCACAGGGATGGCGATCAGGATGACCAGCAACGCAATCGGTAGATTCACCAGAAATATCGCCCGCCAGCCCAGGTTCATCAGATTGAGCGAAATCAGAATCCCGCCTAGCGCCTGGCCGATTACCGACGCCAAGCCAAACACCGCGCCATACAGGCTCAGCGCCAAGGCCTTTTCGGACTCCGGAAATATCGCCTGCACTGAGGCGAGTGCCTGAGGCGCCATGATGGCTGCCGTTACACCTTGCAGCGAGCGTCCGGCGATCAACACCCAGGGGGACTCGGCGACACCGCAGATCAGTGAGGCAACAGCAAAACCAATCAGGCCAACGAAGAACATTTTCATGCGACCAAAGATGTCCCCAAGGCGCCCACCGGTGATCAGTGTCACGGCATAAAGGGCTGCATACGAAGAGATGATCAACTGTTCAGCGGAGGAGGCTGTGCCCAGCGATTGCTGAATCGAGGGCAGCGCTACGTTGACGATAAAAAAATCCAGCGGCGGCAAGAATGCACCGACCAACAATATGGCGAACATCAGCCAGCGCCGCGGTTCCGCCAGAGCTACTTCTTTGTGAGGCATAAGGTCTCCTTTCTGGAACCCTTCGGTTCCGGAATATTCTCGATTGCGGGTCATGCTTTTAATCAGCTGACCTCAATCTAAACGATCATCCCTTCGCTGACGCCTCACATAAATGAACGGCCAATGTTCATTTATGGCAGTGCCGCTGCGCGCCTGACTCCTCGCAAAATGGCCGCACTTTGGTTCCAGTCGAGCCATACAACCGAGATTGAGGAGTCAGTTATGTCAGGTAAATTCGCTGATCAGGTTGCCGTCGTTACCGGCGC
Protein-coding sequences here:
- a CDS encoding NAD(P)-dependent oxidoreductase, encoding MGRAIIPLLVRAGHHVSAWNRNYAAIKDLEGISALESPASAFQQEVVITLLADDAAVRQVLLSSAALETADKACVHVVMSTLSPSLMLELQREHDAVGMPLIAAPVFGVPAVAAKGELNILAAGPQAAASTVQPLFDLLGKNTWYLGDQPEQACIAKIAGNMMITQAIQSLGEASQLVQRHGLSPSIFINLMTQTLFACPSYQRYGRNIVTSNFEPGFKLSLGLKDINLAIDAGRLKGLELPAADAVRLKMTSAVARGHGDKDWSVFARQTNH
- a CDS encoding chorismate mutase; this translates as MENSDIARQLTTFRKTIDNIDAALIHLLAERFRCTDEVGLTPAPLIEAIRRAEPHEMANDRANSQLHRFTLRLQLGLPET
- a CDS encoding organic hydroperoxide resistance protein; this encodes MINQIDTVLYTGKTRTIGGRDGASRSSDGNLDIKLSPPGSHGSGTNPEQLLAAGWSACFIGAMGKAATSLKLKLPVDVAVETEIDLGKTGDAFFLRARLNVSLPGLEPSVAQALMEAAHQTCPYSKATHGNIDVTLRLI
- a CDS encoding LysR family transcriptional regulator, with amino-acid sequence MDWSDVRVFLAIARSGSLGAAAKLLGVSHPTVGRRLQVLEQSSGQPVFLRTNQGLVLTESGEKLLSLAQEMEQSALAIERRLAGDSTQPEGVLRISCADWFACYVLAPVLSELVRRYPLIVPEVIAGHRLFDLARRDADIAFRIVPFTEPDVVHRKLISLSYGLYAAVGSADPEPQGDGLGLITMSVAQSHYPDVQWLQQRYPLARTVFTSSSRTVQAQMCAQGQGVAVLPRALGDRLTALRLIDSDEPPPGRDIWMGYHQDMRQMDSLRALADLASVMIGTQAGG
- a CDS encoding MFS transporter; translation: MPHKEVALAEPRRWLMFAILLVGAFLPPLDFFIVNVALPSIQQSLGTASSAEQLIISSYAALYAVTLITGGRLGDIFGRMKMFFVGLIGFAVASLICGVAESPWVLIAGRSLQGVTAAIMAPQALASVQAIFPESEKALALSLYGAVFGLASVIGQALGGILISLNLMNLGWRAIFLVNLPIALLVILIAIPVVKETRALQPSKLDLGGTLLSMVTLAALIVPLIEGREAGWPLWAWLSLAAAPLLAWLFWRYETRLYQAQGAPLLSPAALRAPGLGRALLVALTFYAIGVFFLLFSIYLQGALHTSPLSAGLVFLPFGAGFLLGPLATHQFRRLLGSYVNPFGMALEVLGFVLLAWLVARTPAAVTPSALSLAVILFLIGFGQGLALPTLMRMITGRVAPAYSGMIAGITSSTLQISTSLSVAIIGGIFYTLLGTNTDAVAVTHAFTVAILCIATCLAAGAGLSLTLARQPAA